Proteins encoded in a region of the Neodiprion virginianus isolate iyNeoVirg1 chromosome 2, iyNeoVirg1.1, whole genome shotgun sequence genome:
- the LOC124298841 gene encoding DNA helicase MCM8-like isoform X4 has product MNNRGRSWYRNKGKRKRPSEITETIGGSKKDMSNPTDSSKACSLFNPNRHNSPYHNWDLYFHNEVYTKASSTVRKIEAMQRFIMSHMDIFPVSNLENNKPYNVDIKILLKDDSFYNEWSSFKEDLTNDPKHTLNCLGMAIDQMMIETITAKEGMDDVTVSANLPIAVVRISNYGPVLSLRDLKDDKGRMPRIIDVDLIEDLVNTCMPGDDITVTGIIKVRGNEKNSSKGNTAANLFSLYMEAVYILNNKSQNKCAVALDLTDVDHLAVKVNCQLREIVKLTRTSAFLIGFSILLQEVYHDPNVFKLLVQSLCPSIYGHELIKAGLILSLFGGSTKSQDVRDDVHVLVVGDPGLGKSQMLQACARVAAKGIYVCGTSSTSTGLTVTLVKDASTGDVVLEPGALVLADKGTCCIDEFDKMSTQHQALLEAMEQQSVSVAKSGMVCCLPARTSILAAANPARGRYDRSKTVIENLNMKQPLLSRFDLIFILLDQPDAHLDDLLSDHVMAVHVGISNQIGDMRSNSTNSLSTGESSTSANNLRQKLSLCPTETIDPIPHRILRNYIIYARQYVKPKITPAAVEVLKDFYLKCRARNDREKITPMTPRQLAALIRLTEARAKLELREEATHSDALEVIEIIKFSMAEVDVEHIEPDYSLLSGSGKLTAAKVKAFISLLRDKAAAMEKTVFSTREMRDLATKEKIIIDDFNALISKLNENGFILKKGPNLYSVTTNN; this is encoded by the exons ATGAATAATCGTGGTAGAAGTTGGTACAGAAACAAAGGAAAGCGGAAAAGACCATCTGAAATTACGGAAA CAATCGGAGGGTCGAAAAAGGACATGTCAAATCCTACAGATTCAAGCAAGGCATGCTCGCTGTTCAATCCAAATAGACACAACTCTCCATATCATAATTGGGACTTATATTTCCACAACGAAG TGTACACCAAAGCTTCGTCGACagtaagaaaaattgaagcaaTGCAAAGATTTATAATGTCCCATATGGATATATTTCCAGTTTCAAACTTGGAAAACAACAAACCTTATAATGTTGACATTAAGATCCTGCTTAAGGATGACTCGTTTTATAATGAGTGGAGTAGTTTCAAAGAGGATCTGACAAATGATCCGAAACATACGCTAAATTGCCTTGGTATGGCAATTGATCAG ATGATGATTGAAACAATCACAGCAAAAGAGGGAATGGATGATGTGACTGTCTCAGCTAACTTGCCAATAGCTGTAGTAAGAATATCCAATTATGGTCCAGTCCTCTCCCTGAGAGACCTCAAG GATGACAAAGGGAGAATGCCCCGTATTATTGATGTCGACTTGATAGAAGACTTAGTCAACACTTGTATGCCAGGAGACGATATTACCGTGACTGGAATAATTAAa GTCAGAGGAAACGAGAAGAATTCATCGAAAGGAAATACTGCCGCGAACTTGTTTTCCTTATACATGGAAGCTGTTtacatattaaataataaatcgcAAAACAAATGTGCTGTTGCACTTGATCTGACTGATGTAGATCACCTTGCAGTAAAGGTCAATTGTCAGTTGCGTGAGATTGTAAAATTAACAAGGACAAGTGCATTTTTAATTggcttttctattttgttgcAGGAAGTCTATCATGATCCAAATGTATTCAAATTACTTGTGCAATCCCTCTGTCCAAGTATTTATGGTCATGAACTCATAAAAGCTGGACTCATTCTAAGCCTGTTCGGAGGGAGCACAAAATCGCAGGATGTGCGCGATGATGTCCATGTTTTAGTTGTCGGTGACCCCGGTCTTGGAAAGTCACAAATGTTGCAAGCTTGTGCTCGTGTTGCAGCCAAAG GTATTTATGTATGTGGTACTTCTAGTACCTCGACGGGTCTAACTGTTACTCTTGTGAAAGATGCCAGTACCGGTGACGTCGTTCTTGAACCTGGAGCACTTGTTCTGGCTGATAAAGGCACCTGTTGCATAgatgaatttgataaaatgtCAACGCAACATCAA GCATTACTTGAAGCGATGGAACAACAAAGTGTCAGTGTAGCTAAATCAGGGATGGTATGTTGCCTTCCAGCTAGGACGTCAATCTTGGCAGCTGCCAATCCAGCTAGAGGACGCTATGACAGGTCCAAaactgtaattgaaaatttgaacatgAAGCAGCCTCTGCTTTCACGTTTCGATCTAATATTTATACTCTTAGACCAACCTGATGCA catTTGGATGATTTACTCTCCGACCACGTTATGGCTGTACATGTTGGCATAAGCAACCAAATTGGAGATATGAGGTCTAACAGTACCAATTCGTTATCGACTGGTGAATCTTCTACGTCAGCAAATAActtgag GCAAAAATTGAGTTTATGTCCAACTGAGACCATTGACCCAATACCACATCGTATTCTTCGAaactatattatatatgctCGGCAATATGTTAAACCAAAAATAACACCTGCTGCAGTAGAAGtattgaaagatttttatttaaaatgtCGAGCGCGAAACGACAGGGAGAAAATAACGCCCATGACACCAAGGCAATTGGCAGCACTAATCAGACTGACTGAG GCAAGAGCGAAGTTGGAATTAAGAGAAGAAGCCACGCATAGTGATGCTTTGGAAGTCATTGAGATAATAAAGTTCAGTATGGCAGAGGTAGATGTGGAACACATTGAGCCTGATTATTCACTATTGTCTGGATCTGGAAAATTAACAGCTGCTAAG gtCAAAGCGTTTATAAGTTTATTAAGAGATAAAGCAGCTGCTATGGAAAAAACAGTATTTTCAACGAGGGAAATGAGAGACTTGgcaacgaaagaaaaaattattatagatGATTTTAACGCTTTAATTTCAAAACTGAACGAAAATggttttattttgaagaaaggGCCAAATTTGTATTCAGTAACTACAAACAATTAA
- the LOC124298841 gene encoding DNA helicase MCM8-like isoform X2 has translation MNNRGRSWYRNKGKRKRPSEITETIGGSKKDMSNPTDSSKACSLFNPNRHNSPYHNWDLYFHNEVYTKASSTVRKIEAMQRFIMSHMDIFPVSNLENNKPYNVDIKILLKDDSFYNEWSSFKEDLTNDPKHTLNCLGMAIDQMMIETITAKEGMDDVTVSANLPIAVVRISNYGPVLSLRDLKVNSYGKLISIRGCIMRVGNIKHFAQWMEFLCVSCGSRMISRQVDGIYTLPTKCVSCNGKKFQPLLSSDDKGRMPRIIDVDLIEDLVNTCMPGDDITVTGIIKVRGNEKNSSKGNTAANLFSLYMEAVYILNNKSQNKCAVALDLTDVDHLAVKVNCQLREIVKLTRTSAFLIGFSILLQEVYHDPNVFKLLVQSLCPSIYGHELIKAGLILSLFGGSTKSQDVRDDVHVLVVGDPGLGKSQMLQACARVAAKGIYVCGTSSTSTGLTVTLVKDASTGDVVLEPGALVLADKGTCCIDEFDKMSTQHQALLEAMEQQSVSVAKSGMVCCLPARTSILAAANPARGRYDRSKTVIENLNMKQPLLSRFDLIFILLDQPDAHLDDLLSDHVMAVHVGISNQIGDMRSNSTNSLSTGESSTSANNLRQKLSLCPTETIDPIPHRILRNYIIYARQYVKPKITPAAVEVLKDFYLKCRARNDREKITPMTPRQLAALIRLTEARAKLELREEATHSDALEVIEIIKFSMAEVDVEHIEPDYSLLSGSGKLTAAKVKAFISLLRDKAAAMEKTVFSTREMRDLATKEKIIIDDFNALISKLNENGFILKKGPNLYSVTTNN, from the exons ATGAATAATCGTGGTAGAAGTTGGTACAGAAACAAAGGAAAGCGGAAAAGACCATCTGAAATTACGGAAA CAATCGGAGGGTCGAAAAAGGACATGTCAAATCCTACAGATTCAAGCAAGGCATGCTCGCTGTTCAATCCAAATAGACACAACTCTCCATATCATAATTGGGACTTATATTTCCACAACGAAG TGTACACCAAAGCTTCGTCGACagtaagaaaaattgaagcaaTGCAAAGATTTATAATGTCCCATATGGATATATTTCCAGTTTCAAACTTGGAAAACAACAAACCTTATAATGTTGACATTAAGATCCTGCTTAAGGATGACTCGTTTTATAATGAGTGGAGTAGTTTCAAAGAGGATCTGACAAATGATCCGAAACATACGCTAAATTGCCTTGGTATGGCAATTGATCAG ATGATGATTGAAACAATCACAGCAAAAGAGGGAATGGATGATGTGACTGTCTCAGCTAACTTGCCAATAGCTGTAGTAAGAATATCCAATTATGGTCCAGTCCTCTCCCTGAGAGACCTCAAGGTAAATTCTTATG GTAAGCTAATATCCATCAGAGGATGTATTATGAGGGTTGGGAATATAAAGCATTTTGCCCAATGGATGGAGTTCTTGTGTGTATCATGCGGCAGTCGCATGATCTCGAGACAAGTTGATGGAATTTACACCTTACCAACCAAGTGCGTTTCCtgtaatggaaaaaaattccaacctCTCTTGAGTTCG GATGACAAAGGGAGAATGCCCCGTATTATTGATGTCGACTTGATAGAAGACTTAGTCAACACTTGTATGCCAGGAGACGATATTACCGTGACTGGAATAATTAAa GTCAGAGGAAACGAGAAGAATTCATCGAAAGGAAATACTGCCGCGAACTTGTTTTCCTTATACATGGAAGCTGTTtacatattaaataataaatcgcAAAACAAATGTGCTGTTGCACTTGATCTGACTGATGTAGATCACCTTGCAGTAAAGGTCAATTGTCAGTTGCGTGAGATTGTAAAATTAACAAGGACAAGTGCATTTTTAATTggcttttctattttgttgcAGGAAGTCTATCATGATCCAAATGTATTCAAATTACTTGTGCAATCCCTCTGTCCAAGTATTTATGGTCATGAACTCATAAAAGCTGGACTCATTCTAAGCCTGTTCGGAGGGAGCACAAAATCGCAGGATGTGCGCGATGATGTCCATGTTTTAGTTGTCGGTGACCCCGGTCTTGGAAAGTCACAAATGTTGCAAGCTTGTGCTCGTGTTGCAGCCAAAG GTATTTATGTATGTGGTACTTCTAGTACCTCGACGGGTCTAACTGTTACTCTTGTGAAAGATGCCAGTACCGGTGACGTCGTTCTTGAACCTGGAGCACTTGTTCTGGCTGATAAAGGCACCTGTTGCATAgatgaatttgataaaatgtCAACGCAACATCAA GCATTACTTGAAGCGATGGAACAACAAAGTGTCAGTGTAGCTAAATCAGGGATGGTATGTTGCCTTCCAGCTAGGACGTCAATCTTGGCAGCTGCCAATCCAGCTAGAGGACGCTATGACAGGTCCAAaactgtaattgaaaatttgaacatgAAGCAGCCTCTGCTTTCACGTTTCGATCTAATATTTATACTCTTAGACCAACCTGATGCA catTTGGATGATTTACTCTCCGACCACGTTATGGCTGTACATGTTGGCATAAGCAACCAAATTGGAGATATGAGGTCTAACAGTACCAATTCGTTATCGACTGGTGAATCTTCTACGTCAGCAAATAActtgag GCAAAAATTGAGTTTATGTCCAACTGAGACCATTGACCCAATACCACATCGTATTCTTCGAaactatattatatatgctCGGCAATATGTTAAACCAAAAATAACACCTGCTGCAGTAGAAGtattgaaagatttttatttaaaatgtCGAGCGCGAAACGACAGGGAGAAAATAACGCCCATGACACCAAGGCAATTGGCAGCACTAATCAGACTGACTGAG GCAAGAGCGAAGTTGGAATTAAGAGAAGAAGCCACGCATAGTGATGCTTTGGAAGTCATTGAGATAATAAAGTTCAGTATGGCAGAGGTAGATGTGGAACACATTGAGCCTGATTATTCACTATTGTCTGGATCTGGAAAATTAACAGCTGCTAAG gtCAAAGCGTTTATAAGTTTATTAAGAGATAAAGCAGCTGCTATGGAAAAAACAGTATTTTCAACGAGGGAAATGAGAGACTTGgcaacgaaagaaaaaattattatagatGATTTTAACGCTTTAATTTCAAAACTGAACGAAAATggttttattttgaagaaaggGCCAAATTTGTATTCAGTAACTACAAACAATTAA
- the LOC124298841 gene encoding DNA helicase MCM8-like isoform X3 gives MNNRGRSWYRNKGKRKRPSEITETIGGSKKDMSNPTDSSKACSLFNPNRHNSPYHNWDLYFHNEVYTKASSTVRKIEAMQRFIMSHMDIFPVSNLENNKPYNVDIKILLKDDSFYNEWSSFKEDLTNDPKHTLNCLGMAIDQMMIETITAKEGMDDVTVSANLPIAVVRISNYGPVLSLRDLKVNSYGKLISIRGCIMRVGNIKHFAQWMEFLCVSCGSRMISRQVDGIYTLPTKCVSCNGKKFQPLLSSVHTKTVTFQVIRLQEHVGDEQDDKGRMPRIIDVDLIEDLVNTCMPGDDITVTGIIKVRGNEKNSSKGNTAANLFSLYMEAVYILNNKSQNKCAVALDLTDVDHLAVKEVYHDPNVFKLLVQSLCPSIYGHELIKAGLILSLFGGSTKSQDVRDDVHVLVVGDPGLGKSQMLQACARVAAKGIYVCGTSSTSTGLTVTLVKDASTGDVVLEPGALVLADKGTCCIDEFDKMSTQHQALLEAMEQQSVSVAKSGMVCCLPARTSILAAANPARGRYDRSKTVIENLNMKQPLLSRFDLIFILLDQPDAHLDDLLSDHVMAVHVGISNQIGDMRSNSTNSLSTGESSTSANNLRQKLSLCPTETIDPIPHRILRNYIIYARQYVKPKITPAAVEVLKDFYLKCRARNDREKITPMTPRQLAALIRLTEARAKLELREEATHSDALEVIEIIKFSMAEVDVEHIEPDYSLLSGSGKLTAAKVKAFISLLRDKAAAMEKTVFSTREMRDLATKEKIIIDDFNALISKLNENGFILKKGPNLYSVTTNN, from the exons ATGAATAATCGTGGTAGAAGTTGGTACAGAAACAAAGGAAAGCGGAAAAGACCATCTGAAATTACGGAAA CAATCGGAGGGTCGAAAAAGGACATGTCAAATCCTACAGATTCAAGCAAGGCATGCTCGCTGTTCAATCCAAATAGACACAACTCTCCATATCATAATTGGGACTTATATTTCCACAACGAAG TGTACACCAAAGCTTCGTCGACagtaagaaaaattgaagcaaTGCAAAGATTTATAATGTCCCATATGGATATATTTCCAGTTTCAAACTTGGAAAACAACAAACCTTATAATGTTGACATTAAGATCCTGCTTAAGGATGACTCGTTTTATAATGAGTGGAGTAGTTTCAAAGAGGATCTGACAAATGATCCGAAACATACGCTAAATTGCCTTGGTATGGCAATTGATCAG ATGATGATTGAAACAATCACAGCAAAAGAGGGAATGGATGATGTGACTGTCTCAGCTAACTTGCCAATAGCTGTAGTAAGAATATCCAATTATGGTCCAGTCCTCTCCCTGAGAGACCTCAAGGTAAATTCTTATG GTAAGCTAATATCCATCAGAGGATGTATTATGAGGGTTGGGAATATAAAGCATTTTGCCCAATGGATGGAGTTCTTGTGTGTATCATGCGGCAGTCGCATGATCTCGAGACAAGTTGATGGAATTTACACCTTACCAACCAAGTGCGTTTCCtgtaatggaaaaaaattccaacctCTCTTGAGTTCGGTACATACAAAAACTGTAACATTTCAAGTGATAAGATTACAGGAACATGTTGGCGATGAGCAG GATGACAAAGGGAGAATGCCCCGTATTATTGATGTCGACTTGATAGAAGACTTAGTCAACACTTGTATGCCAGGAGACGATATTACCGTGACTGGAATAATTAAa GTCAGAGGAAACGAGAAGAATTCATCGAAAGGAAATACTGCCGCGAACTTGTTTTCCTTATACATGGAAGCTGTTtacatattaaataataaatcgcAAAACAAATGTGCTGTTGCACTTGATCTGACTGATGTAGATCACCTTGCAGTAAAG GAAGTCTATCATGATCCAAATGTATTCAAATTACTTGTGCAATCCCTCTGTCCAAGTATTTATGGTCATGAACTCATAAAAGCTGGACTCATTCTAAGCCTGTTCGGAGGGAGCACAAAATCGCAGGATGTGCGCGATGATGTCCATGTTTTAGTTGTCGGTGACCCCGGTCTTGGAAAGTCACAAATGTTGCAAGCTTGTGCTCGTGTTGCAGCCAAAG GTATTTATGTATGTGGTACTTCTAGTACCTCGACGGGTCTAACTGTTACTCTTGTGAAAGATGCCAGTACCGGTGACGTCGTTCTTGAACCTGGAGCACTTGTTCTGGCTGATAAAGGCACCTGTTGCATAgatgaatttgataaaatgtCAACGCAACATCAA GCATTACTTGAAGCGATGGAACAACAAAGTGTCAGTGTAGCTAAATCAGGGATGGTATGTTGCCTTCCAGCTAGGACGTCAATCTTGGCAGCTGCCAATCCAGCTAGAGGACGCTATGACAGGTCCAAaactgtaattgaaaatttgaacatgAAGCAGCCTCTGCTTTCACGTTTCGATCTAATATTTATACTCTTAGACCAACCTGATGCA catTTGGATGATTTACTCTCCGACCACGTTATGGCTGTACATGTTGGCATAAGCAACCAAATTGGAGATATGAGGTCTAACAGTACCAATTCGTTATCGACTGGTGAATCTTCTACGTCAGCAAATAActtgag GCAAAAATTGAGTTTATGTCCAACTGAGACCATTGACCCAATACCACATCGTATTCTTCGAaactatattatatatgctCGGCAATATGTTAAACCAAAAATAACACCTGCTGCAGTAGAAGtattgaaagatttttatttaaaatgtCGAGCGCGAAACGACAGGGAGAAAATAACGCCCATGACACCAAGGCAATTGGCAGCACTAATCAGACTGACTGAG GCAAGAGCGAAGTTGGAATTAAGAGAAGAAGCCACGCATAGTGATGCTTTGGAAGTCATTGAGATAATAAAGTTCAGTATGGCAGAGGTAGATGTGGAACACATTGAGCCTGATTATTCACTATTGTCTGGATCTGGAAAATTAACAGCTGCTAAG gtCAAAGCGTTTATAAGTTTATTAAGAGATAAAGCAGCTGCTATGGAAAAAACAGTATTTTCAACGAGGGAAATGAGAGACTTGgcaacgaaagaaaaaattattatagatGATTTTAACGCTTTAATTTCAAAACTGAACGAAAATggttttattttgaagaaaggGCCAAATTTGTATTCAGTAACTACAAACAATTAA
- the LOC124298841 gene encoding DNA helicase MCM8-like isoform X1, with amino-acid sequence MNNRGRSWYRNKGKRKRPSEITETIGGSKKDMSNPTDSSKACSLFNPNRHNSPYHNWDLYFHNEVYTKASSTVRKIEAMQRFIMSHMDIFPVSNLENNKPYNVDIKILLKDDSFYNEWSSFKEDLTNDPKHTLNCLGMAIDQMMIETITAKEGMDDVTVSANLPIAVVRISNYGPVLSLRDLKVNSYGKLISIRGCIMRVGNIKHFAQWMEFLCVSCGSRMISRQVDGIYTLPTKCVSCNGKKFQPLLSSVHTKTVTFQVIRLQEHVGDEQDDKGRMPRIIDVDLIEDLVNTCMPGDDITVTGIIKVRGNEKNSSKGNTAANLFSLYMEAVYILNNKSQNKCAVALDLTDVDHLAVKVNCQLREIVKLTRTSAFLIGFSILLQEVYHDPNVFKLLVQSLCPSIYGHELIKAGLILSLFGGSTKSQDVRDDVHVLVVGDPGLGKSQMLQACARVAAKGIYVCGTSSTSTGLTVTLVKDASTGDVVLEPGALVLADKGTCCIDEFDKMSTQHQALLEAMEQQSVSVAKSGMVCCLPARTSILAAANPARGRYDRSKTVIENLNMKQPLLSRFDLIFILLDQPDAHLDDLLSDHVMAVHVGISNQIGDMRSNSTNSLSTGESSTSANNLRQKLSLCPTETIDPIPHRILRNYIIYARQYVKPKITPAAVEVLKDFYLKCRARNDREKITPMTPRQLAALIRLTEARAKLELREEATHSDALEVIEIIKFSMAEVDVEHIEPDYSLLSGSGKLTAAKVKAFISLLRDKAAAMEKTVFSTREMRDLATKEKIIIDDFNALISKLNENGFILKKGPNLYSVTTNN; translated from the exons ATGAATAATCGTGGTAGAAGTTGGTACAGAAACAAAGGAAAGCGGAAAAGACCATCTGAAATTACGGAAA CAATCGGAGGGTCGAAAAAGGACATGTCAAATCCTACAGATTCAAGCAAGGCATGCTCGCTGTTCAATCCAAATAGACACAACTCTCCATATCATAATTGGGACTTATATTTCCACAACGAAG TGTACACCAAAGCTTCGTCGACagtaagaaaaattgaagcaaTGCAAAGATTTATAATGTCCCATATGGATATATTTCCAGTTTCAAACTTGGAAAACAACAAACCTTATAATGTTGACATTAAGATCCTGCTTAAGGATGACTCGTTTTATAATGAGTGGAGTAGTTTCAAAGAGGATCTGACAAATGATCCGAAACATACGCTAAATTGCCTTGGTATGGCAATTGATCAG ATGATGATTGAAACAATCACAGCAAAAGAGGGAATGGATGATGTGACTGTCTCAGCTAACTTGCCAATAGCTGTAGTAAGAATATCCAATTATGGTCCAGTCCTCTCCCTGAGAGACCTCAAGGTAAATTCTTATG GTAAGCTAATATCCATCAGAGGATGTATTATGAGGGTTGGGAATATAAAGCATTTTGCCCAATGGATGGAGTTCTTGTGTGTATCATGCGGCAGTCGCATGATCTCGAGACAAGTTGATGGAATTTACACCTTACCAACCAAGTGCGTTTCCtgtaatggaaaaaaattccaacctCTCTTGAGTTCGGTACATACAAAAACTGTAACATTTCAAGTGATAAGATTACAGGAACATGTTGGCGATGAGCAG GATGACAAAGGGAGAATGCCCCGTATTATTGATGTCGACTTGATAGAAGACTTAGTCAACACTTGTATGCCAGGAGACGATATTACCGTGACTGGAATAATTAAa GTCAGAGGAAACGAGAAGAATTCATCGAAAGGAAATACTGCCGCGAACTTGTTTTCCTTATACATGGAAGCTGTTtacatattaaataataaatcgcAAAACAAATGTGCTGTTGCACTTGATCTGACTGATGTAGATCACCTTGCAGTAAAGGTCAATTGTCAGTTGCGTGAGATTGTAAAATTAACAAGGACAAGTGCATTTTTAATTggcttttctattttgttgcAGGAAGTCTATCATGATCCAAATGTATTCAAATTACTTGTGCAATCCCTCTGTCCAAGTATTTATGGTCATGAACTCATAAAAGCTGGACTCATTCTAAGCCTGTTCGGAGGGAGCACAAAATCGCAGGATGTGCGCGATGATGTCCATGTTTTAGTTGTCGGTGACCCCGGTCTTGGAAAGTCACAAATGTTGCAAGCTTGTGCTCGTGTTGCAGCCAAAG GTATTTATGTATGTGGTACTTCTAGTACCTCGACGGGTCTAACTGTTACTCTTGTGAAAGATGCCAGTACCGGTGACGTCGTTCTTGAACCTGGAGCACTTGTTCTGGCTGATAAAGGCACCTGTTGCATAgatgaatttgataaaatgtCAACGCAACATCAA GCATTACTTGAAGCGATGGAACAACAAAGTGTCAGTGTAGCTAAATCAGGGATGGTATGTTGCCTTCCAGCTAGGACGTCAATCTTGGCAGCTGCCAATCCAGCTAGAGGACGCTATGACAGGTCCAAaactgtaattgaaaatttgaacatgAAGCAGCCTCTGCTTTCACGTTTCGATCTAATATTTATACTCTTAGACCAACCTGATGCA catTTGGATGATTTACTCTCCGACCACGTTATGGCTGTACATGTTGGCATAAGCAACCAAATTGGAGATATGAGGTCTAACAGTACCAATTCGTTATCGACTGGTGAATCTTCTACGTCAGCAAATAActtgag GCAAAAATTGAGTTTATGTCCAACTGAGACCATTGACCCAATACCACATCGTATTCTTCGAaactatattatatatgctCGGCAATATGTTAAACCAAAAATAACACCTGCTGCAGTAGAAGtattgaaagatttttatttaaaatgtCGAGCGCGAAACGACAGGGAGAAAATAACGCCCATGACACCAAGGCAATTGGCAGCACTAATCAGACTGACTGAG GCAAGAGCGAAGTTGGAATTAAGAGAAGAAGCCACGCATAGTGATGCTTTGGAAGTCATTGAGATAATAAAGTTCAGTATGGCAGAGGTAGATGTGGAACACATTGAGCCTGATTATTCACTATTGTCTGGATCTGGAAAATTAACAGCTGCTAAG gtCAAAGCGTTTATAAGTTTATTAAGAGATAAAGCAGCTGCTATGGAAAAAACAGTATTTTCAACGAGGGAAATGAGAGACTTGgcaacgaaagaaaaaattattatagatGATTTTAACGCTTTAATTTCAAAACTGAACGAAAATggttttattttgaagaaaggGCCAAATTTGTATTCAGTAACTACAAACAATTAA